The Sebaldella sp. S0638 genome has a segment encoding these proteins:
- the rhaB gene encoding rhamnulokinase, translating into MEKYLAVDIGASSGRIFEAVLINKKIELKEIYRFDEYLKYEENTYFWDIEKIYGSIMSGLKKYFKENRQEDLSIGIDTWGVDFILLDSNDKILGRPVSYRDSRTNGMMEKVFGILAKEKIYEKTGIQFMEFNTLFQLYSLKLKDKSLLEKAETFLMIPDYLNYLLTGKKINEITNVSTTQMMNYKTGFWDDEILKITGFEKIKNTKLGKAGDIVGNISSEVQKELGIKRLNVILPGTHDTASAIAAVPHLEKEGTAAYISSGTWSLMGIESDYIISEKSYELNFTNEASVIEKKSRFLKNIMGLWLIQRVKKEYNDEFSFSEIVKLAKEEKEFISLINPNNERFLNPESMKDAICDYCIETNQKAPENIGQFGKLIFYSLAFLYAKTLKELEELSGLKIKGLNIIGGGSQNEYLNQLTSDAAEISVIAGPVEATVLGNVTMQAYAKGGIKSIEEGRKIIRDSSGLKKYRPEKNLKELYSNFLKLC; encoded by the coding sequence AGTGGATATAGGAGCTTCGAGCGGCAGAATATTTGAAGCTGTACTGATTAATAAGAAAATAGAACTGAAAGAAATATACAGATTTGATGAATATCTAAAATACGAAGAAAATACCTATTTTTGGGATATTGAGAAAATTTATGGTTCGATAATGTCAGGCTTGAAAAAATACTTCAAAGAAAACAGGCAAGAAGACCTGAGTATAGGAATAGATACCTGGGGAGTGGATTTTATACTTTTGGACAGTAATGACAAGATACTTGGAAGGCCTGTTTCTTACAGGGATTCACGAACAAACGGCATGATGGAAAAAGTTTTCGGGATTCTTGCAAAAGAAAAGATTTATGAAAAAACAGGGATTCAGTTTATGGAGTTTAATACTTTATTTCAGCTGTATTCATTGAAACTGAAAGATAAAAGCCTGCTAGAAAAAGCAGAAACTTTTCTGATGATACCAGACTATCTGAATTATCTTCTTACAGGTAAAAAGATAAATGAAATAACAAATGTATCTACCACACAGATGATGAATTATAAAACAGGATTCTGGGATGATGAAATATTGAAAATAACAGGCTTTGAGAAAATAAAAAATACGAAGCTGGGAAAAGCCGGAGATATTGTAGGGAATATCAGCAGTGAAGTACAGAAGGAACTTGGGATAAAAAGGCTGAACGTAATACTGCCGGGGACACATGACACGGCATCGGCCATTGCAGCAGTACCGCATTTGGAAAAAGAAGGGACAGCGGCATATATAAGTTCCGGAACATGGTCTCTCATGGGAATAGAAAGCGACTATATTATAAGTGAAAAATCCTATGAACTGAATTTTACAAATGAAGCAAGTGTAATAGAGAAAAAATCAAGATTTTTGAAAAATATAATGGGATTATGGCTGATTCAGAGAGTGAAAAAAGAATATAACGATGAGTTTTCATTTTCTGAAATAGTAAAGCTTGCTAAAGAGGAAAAGGAATTTATATCACTTATTAATCCTAATAATGAGAGATTTTTGAATCCTGAGAGTATGAAAGATGCAATATGCGATTACTGCATTGAGACTAATCAAAAAGCACCGGAAAATATCGGGCAGTTTGGGAAGCTCATATTTTACAGTCTGGCTTTTCTTTATGCGAAAACTTTGAAAGAACTTGAGGAATTAAGCGGTTTAAAGATAAAAGGACTGAATATAATAGGCGGAGGATCACAGAATGAGTATCTGAACCAGCTTACTTCAGATGCAGCAGAAATATCTGTTATTGCAGGGCCTGTGGAAGCAACTGTTCTGGGGAATGTAACAATGCAGGCTTATGCAAAAGGCGGGATAAAAAGTATAGAAGAAGGAAGGAAAATAATAAGGGATTCATCAGGATTAAAAAAGTACCGTCCTGAGAAAAATCTGAAAGAGCTATATAGTAACTTTCTTAAA